A stretch of the Rosa rugosa chromosome 5, drRosRugo1.1, whole genome shotgun sequence genome encodes the following:
- the LOC133712403 gene encoding ethylene-responsive transcription factor ERN3-like — MAGPELTKTTIAPATTTATKAMPKSSTSRAKAALRRFVGVRQRPSGRWVAEIKDSSQRVRLWLGTYDTPEEAARAYDEAARALRGENARTNFATPVANPDNKSSLLANSCPNPNDTFMPSGLSDGRHSGGQGLSFSSLKAKLSKNLQSIMARSSDHHNKSSKSRVSDHFTFASIFHFRKYQQYQNNPVNPLFDMKNIEKVVQPSIIVPHTGETSTSTSTDPSSWESSSISDCSDWGYSFRQPGMDSDGSELGDGFMDQIMGWMDSPDQMSSGTVGDDCEEGSRSKRFKVSSSVMVPSTFAGSPYNN, encoded by the coding sequence ATGGCAGGACCTGAGCTCACAAAAACCACTATCGCCCCCGCCACCACCACAGCCACCAAAGCTATGCCGAAGTCATCGACATCGAGAGCTAAAGCAGCACTTCGGAGGTTTGTTGGGGTTCGGCAAAGGCCTTCTGGGAGATGGGTAGCCGAAATCAAGGACTCTTCTCAACGTGTAAGGCTTTGGCTCGGAACCTACGACACTCCCGAAGAGGCAGCAAGAGCCTACGATGAAGCAGCTAGAGCCCTACGTGGTGAAAATGCCCGTACAAACTTTGCAACACCGGTGGCCAACCCTGACAATAAATCGAGCCTTTTGGCTAACTCTTGTCCTAATCCAAATGACACTTTTATGCCTTCTGGGTTGTCCGATGGACGCCACAGTGGGGGGCAAGGGCTAAGCTTTTCTTCTTTGAAGGCCAAGTTAAGCAAGAACCTCCAAAGCATCATGGCTAGGAGTAGTGATCATCATAACAAGTCCTCTAAAAGTAGGGTGAGTGATCACTTCACTTTTGCAAGCATATTCCACTTCAGAAAGTATCAGCAATACCAAAACAACCCAGTAAACCCTTTGTTCGATATGAAGAACATAGAGAAAGTGGTACAGCCTAGCATCATTGTGCCCCATACTGGAGAAACTAGTACTAGCACTAGCACTGACCCTTCATCTTGGGAAAGTTCTAGTATTTCGGATTGTAGCGACTGGGGTTACAGCTTCAGGCAACCCGGGATGGACTCTGATGGGTCCGAACTTGGGGATGGGTTCATGGACCAAATTATGGGGTGGATGGATAGTCCAGATCAGATGAGTAGCGGTACTGTTGGTGATGATTGTGAGGAGGGGTCAAGGAGTAAGAGGTTCAAGGTTTCTTCTTCTGTAATGGTGCCTTCAACATTTGCTGGATCTCCATATAATAATTAG